A window from Dioscorea cayenensis subsp. rotundata cultivar TDr96_F1 chromosome 10, TDr96_F1_v2_PseudoChromosome.rev07_lg8_w22 25.fasta, whole genome shotgun sequence encodes these proteins:
- the LOC120270259 gene encoding protein SIEVE ELEMENT OCCLUSION B-like: MAGILEQQPKPQLASPLDSTTVMKPITQQPNTELIKEDHQPFLSENATYSPSSDDSTVMKQITATHAPDGREVDVMPILHIVEDIMQRATPSLILMPQTQLELVEQTTHRAAVVSMLEAVAYTVHRMSSEINYKCSIGGDAHATTLALLQSLSSYTWDAKLVLVLAAFAMRYGEFWLTTQLHTVNPLAKPLAQLKQLPNILEQTNILKPRFDAINNLIKAMLDVAKCIVEFRELPSEYISYDAPDMAMALAHIPIAVYWTIRGAIACTSQIVGLIGLGREYISSTTEAWELSSLAHKINNIYGHLIKQLTMCQQQIGEKKHMEAYQTLVRLFETIHLDNMKILRALMHSKDDLPIMDGVAKKRVSVEVLRRKIVMLFISDLDITHEELFVLIQIYNDTHQGRVERHYDIVWLPIIDRHVPWLHAREESFNSLTSSMPWYSLVHPSLLDKAVVQYIRNVWHFNKKPMLVVLDPQGKVVCPNAMHMMWIWGSIAYPFTSNREEALWKEEIWRLELLVDEIDPTILQWVTEGRHVCLYGGDNIDWIRRFTTTMRRITQEAKDPIGDGLRRQEQP, translated from the exons ATGGCCGGCATTTTGGAGCAGCAGCCAAAGCCACAGCTGGCATCGCCATTGGACAGCACCACTGTCATGAAGCCAATAACGCAGCAGCCAAACACGGAGCTCATCAAGGAAGATCACCAGCCCTTCTTGTC GGAGAACGCCACTTATTCTCCCTCGTCTGATGATAGCACGGTGATGAAGCAGATAACGGCGACACATGCGCCGGATGGCCGTGAGGTGGATGTTATGCCAATTCTGCATATTGTTGAAGACATCATGCAACGAGCTACCCCTTCTTTAATATTG ATGCCACAAACTCAACTGGAGCTGGTTGAGCAAACTACCCATCGTGCTGCAGTTGTTTCTATGCTTGAAGCTGTCGCATACACTGTTCATAGAATGTCAAGCGAG aTAAACTACAAATGCTCAATTGGGGGAGATGCGCATGCAACAACACTGGCTCTGTTACAATCTTTGTCAAGCTACACTTGGGATGCCAAACTTGTCCTTGTCCTGGCAGCCTTCGCCATGAGGTACGGCGAGTTCTGGCTCACCACTCAACTCCACACTGTGAATCCTCTGGCCAAACCATTGGCACAGCTTAAGCAGCTCCCAAACATACTGGAACAGACTAATATCCTGAAGCCAAGGTTTGATGCCATTAATAATCTTATAAAGGCAATGCTTGATGTTGCCAAATGCATTGTTGAGTTCAGAGAGCTGCCCTCTGAGTACATATCTTATGATGCACCGGACATGGCCATGGCCTTGGCTCATATCCCAATTGCTGTTTATTGGACCATCAGAGGGGCCATTGCATGTACCTCTCAGATTGTTGGCCTCATTGGTCTTGGCCGTGA GTACATTAGCTCCACTACTGAGGCATGGGAGCTCTCAAGTTTGGCTCAcaaaatcaacaacatttaCGGCCACTTAATTAAGCAATTGACCATGTGTCAACAACAAATTG GTGAGAAGAAGCATATGGAGGCCTACCAGACACTAGTGAGACTATTTGAAACTATTCACCTTGACAACATGAAGATCCTCAGGGCACTCATGCACTCAAAGGATGACCTGCCTATCATGGACGGCGTCGCCAAGAAAAGAGTCAGCGTCGAAGTACTAAGAAGAAAGATAGTCATGTTATTCATTTCCGATCTCGATATCACCCATGAAGAACTTttcgttttgattcaaatatacaaTGATACACACCAAGGAAGGGTTGAGAGACACTATGATATAGTATGGCTTCCTATCATTGATCGTCATGTTCCTTGGCTACATGCTAGAGAAGAGAGCTTCAATAGCTTGACATCATCAATGCCATGGTACTCGTTGGTGCATCCTTCATTGTTGGATAAGGCGGTTGTGCAGTACATAAGGAATGTGTGGCATTTTAACAAGAAGCCAATGTTGGTGGTGTTGGATCCACAGGGGAAGGTGGTGTGCCCCAATGCAATGCATATGATGTGGATTTGGGGTAGTATAGCCTACCCTTTCACTAGCAACAGGGAGGAGGCTCTATGGAAGGAAGAGATTTGGAGGCTTGAATTATTAGTCGATGAAATTGATCCTACTATTCTTCAATGG GTGACTGAAGGAAGGCATGTGTGTCTCTATGGAGGAGATAACATAGACTGGATAAGAAGGTTCACTACAACAATGAGACGCATCACTCAAGAAGCAAAAGATCCCATTGGAGATGGTCTACGTAGGCAGGAGCAACCCTAA
- the LOC120270129 gene encoding protein SIEVE ELEMENT OCCLUSION B-like, producing MAGILEQQPKPQLASPLDSTTVMKPITQQPNTELIKEDHQPFLSSDSTVMKQKSPQQKMELIKGERHLFSSSDDSTVMKQITATHAPDGREVDVMPILHIVEDIMQRATPSLILMPQTQLELVEQTTHRAAVVSMLEAVAYTVHRMSSEINYKCSIGGDAHATTLALLQSLSSYTWDAKLVLVLAAFTMRYGEFWLTTQLHTVNPLAKPLAQLKQLPNILEQTNILKPRFDAINNLIKAMLDVAKCIVEFRELPSEYISYDAPDMAMALAHIPIAVYWTIRGAIACTSQIVGLIGLGREYISSTTEAWELSSLAHKINNIYGHLIKQLTTCQQQIGEKKHMEAYQTLVRLFETIHLDNMKILRALMHSKDDLPIMDGVAKKRVSVEVLRRKIVMLFISDLDITHEELFVLIQIYNDTHQGRVERHYDIVWLPIIDRHVPWLHAREESFNSLTSSMPWYSLVHPSLLDKAVVQYIRNVWHFNKKPMLVVLDPQGKVVCPNAMHMMWIWGSIAYPFTSNREEALWKEEIWRLELLVDEIDPTILQWVTEGRHVCLYGGDNIDWIRRFTTTMRRITQEAKIPLEMVYVGRSNPKEKVKKAMSVIADEKLSGYWQELAMIWFFWIRLESMWYSKMQHGRTVEDDHIMQEVMQMLSFDSSEEGWAIISRGSVEVLKSQGKKLLDCLMKYDSWKGNVEQVGFIPALEIALLPYQTHEHCSKLILPGDTGMIGEKVACAECKKPMEKYVLYRCCTD from the exons ATGGCCGGCATTTTGGAGCAGCAGCCAAAGCCACAGCTGGCATCGCCATTGGACAGCACCACTGTCATGAAGCCAATAACGCAGCAGCCAAACACGGAGCTCATCAAGGAAGATCACCAGCCCTTCTTGTCGTCAGACAGCACTGTCATGAAGCAGAAGTCTCCCCAGCAAAAGATGGAATTGATCAAGGGAGAACGCCACTTATTCTCCTCGTCTGATGATAGCACGGTGATGAAGCAGATAACGGCGACACATGCGCCGGATGGCCGTGAGGTGGATGTTATGCCAATTCTGCATATTGTTGAAGACATCATGCAACGAGCTACCCCTTCTTTAATATTG ATGCCACAAACTCAACTGGAGCTGGTTGAGCAAACTACCCATCGTGCTGCAGTTGTTTCTATGCTTGAAGCTGTTGCATACACTGTTCATAGAATGTCAAGCGAG aTAAACTACAAATGCTCAATTGGGGGAGATGCGCATGCAACAACACTGGCTCTGTTACAATCTTTGTCAAGCTACACTTGGGATGCCAAACTTGTCCTTGTCCTGGCAGCCTTCACCATGAGGTACGGCGAGTTCTGGCTCACTACTCAACTCCACACTGTGAATCCTCTGGCCAAACCATTGGCACAGCTTAAGCAGCTCCCAAACATACTGGAACAGACTAATATCCTGAAGCCAAGGTTTGATGCCATTAATAATCTTATAAAGGCAATGCTTGATGTTGCCAAATGCATTGTTGAGTTCAGAGAGCTGCCCTCTGAGTACATATCTTATGATGCACCGGACATGGCCATGGCCTTGGCTCATATCCCAATTGCTGTTTATTGGACCATCAGAGGGGCCATTGCATGTACCTCTCAGATTGTTGGCCTCATTGGTCTTGGCCGTGA GTACATTAGCTCCACCACTGAGGCATGGGAGCTCTCAAGTTTGGCTCAcaaaatcaacaacatttaCGGCCACTTAATTAAGCAATTGACCACGTGTCAACAACAAATTG GTGAGAAGAAGCATATGGAGGCCTACCAGACACTAGTGAGACTATTTGAAACTATTCACCTTGACAACATGAAGATCCTCAGGGCACTCATGCACTCAAAGGATGACCTGCCTATCATGGACGGCGTCGCCAAGAAAAGAGTCAGCGTCGAAGTACTAAGAAGAAAGATAGTCATGTTATTCATTTCCGATCTCGATATCACCCATGAAGAACTTttcgttttgattcaaatatacaaTGATACACACCAAGGAAGGGTTGAGAGACACTATGATATAGTATGGCTCCCTATCATTGATCGTCATGTTCCTTGGCTACATGCTAGAGAAGAGAGCTTCAATAGCTTGACATCATCAATGCCATGGTACTCGTTGGTGCATCCTTCATTGTTGGATAAGGCGGTTGTGCAGTACATAAGGAATGTGTGGCATTTTAACAAGAAGCCAATGTTGGTGGTGTTGGATCCACAGGGGAAGGTGGTGTGCCCCAATGCAATGCATATGATGTGGATTTGGGGTAGTATAGCCTACCCTTTCACTAGCAACAGGGAGGAGGCTCTATGGAAGGAAGAGATTTGGAGGCTTGAATTATTAGTCGATGAAATTGATCCTACTATTCTTCAATGG GTGACTGAAGGAAGGCATGTGTGTCTCTATGGAGGAGATAACATAGACTGGATAAGAAGGTTCACTACAACAATGAGACGCATCACTCAAGAAGCAAAGATCCCATTGGAGATGGTCTACGTAGGCAGGAGCAACCCTAAAGAGAAGGTCAAGAAAGCAATGTCAGTCATAGCAGATGAGAAACTGAGTGGGTATTGGCAAGAGCTGGCCATGATATGGTTCTTTTGGATACGTCTGGAGAGCATGTGGTATTCCAAGATGCAGCATGGCCGCACAGTTGAGGATGATCATATAATGCAAGAAGTGATGCAGATGCTGAGTTTTGATAGTAGTGAAGAAGGCTGGGCTATCATCAGCAGGGGTTCGGTGGAGGTCCTAAAGTCACAGGGAAAGAAGCTGTTGGATTGTCTGATGAAGTATGATAGTTGGAAGGGCAACGTGGAGCAAGTGGGGTTCATTCCGGCGCTGGAGATAGCACTGCTGCCCTACCAGACTCATGAGCATTGCAGCAAGCTTATACTTCCGGGTGACACAGGCATGATTGGAGAAAAGGTGGCTTGTGCTGAGTGTAAGAAACCCATGGAGAAGTATGTTCTTTATCGCTGCTGCACTGATTGA